From Cloacibacillus sp. An23, the proteins below share one genomic window:
- a CDS encoding type II secretion system F family protein: MKFRYEAKDGGGEAVRGEIEANGEHEAAARLRERGLTPIDIAPARPSRSGAGTSPSFFMRGGVPLAEKALFFRELAAMTGAGISASSALRVLSGQKRSRRFDGVIARIYAEVSSGSTIAGAFAGHPSCFDAVTVALIRAGEESGTLDASLARLAAFLEARAELRKKLVSALTYPALVVLVAAASLCVLTAVVVPQFERAFRGLGVALPPLTRAVFAAGSWMEAYWYIPLIVLAAALLAARLSLRAPGLRAAADGALLKMPVFGDMLLKASLARSFGTMAALLRSGLPVLQSLRLAASAAGNEKIRKAIETAREDAASGKSLSASLGARGIFPPMIVQMAAVGEETGRTGEMLEKIAGWYESELTEKVKRLGSILEPVMVVIVGGLVGLIAVAVFMPIVSAINSFI; the protein is encoded by the coding sequence ATGAAATTCCGTTACGAAGCGAAGGACGGCGGCGGCGAGGCCGTGCGCGGCGAAATAGAGGCGAACGGCGAGCACGAAGCCGCGGCGCGGCTGCGTGAGCGCGGACTGACGCCGATAGACATCGCCCCGGCGCGCCCTTCGCGGAGCGGCGCAGGGACTTCGCCGTCATTCTTTATGCGCGGCGGGGTGCCGCTCGCCGAGAAGGCGCTCTTCTTTCGTGAGCTCGCCGCCATGACCGGCGCGGGCATATCGGCATCGTCGGCCCTCCGCGTACTCTCCGGGCAAAAAAGGAGCCGCCGCTTCGATGGCGTCATCGCGCGGATATACGCCGAGGTCTCGTCCGGCTCTACGATAGCCGGGGCCTTCGCCGGACATCCATCGTGCTTCGACGCCGTGACCGTCGCGCTCATACGGGCTGGCGAAGAATCGGGCACGCTCGACGCGAGCCTCGCCCGCCTCGCAGCCTTTCTCGAAGCGCGGGCTGAGCTTCGCAAAAAGCTCGTCTCGGCCCTCACCTATCCCGCGCTCGTCGTCCTCGTCGCGGCGGCCTCCCTCTGCGTGCTGACGGCGGTCGTCGTTCCGCAGTTCGAGCGCGCCTTCCGCGGCCTCGGCGTCGCGCTTCCGCCTCTGACCCGCGCCGTGTTCGCCGCCGGCTCGTGGATGGAGGCCTACTGGTACATTCCGCTAATCGTTCTCGCGGCGGCCCTTCTCGCCGCGAGGCTTTCGCTGCGCGCGCCGGGCCTCCGGGCCGCGGCGGACGGCGCTCTGCTGAAAATGCCGGTATTCGGAGACATGCTGCTCAAGGCCTCGCTCGCGCGCTCGTTCGGAACGATGGCGGCGCTGCTTCGCTCGGGCCTTCCGGTCCTCCAATCGCTGCGGCTCGCCGCCTCCGCCGCCGGAAACGAAAAAATACGGAAAGCAATTGAGACCGCGCGCGAGGACGCGGCCTCGGGAAAAAGCCTCAGCGCTTCGCTCGGGGCGCGCGGCATATTCCCTCCGATGATAGTCCAGATGGCGGCCGTCGGAGAAGAGACGGGGCGCACCGGCGAAATGCTCGAAAAAATAGCCGGATGGTACGAGTCCGAGCTCACTGAGAAGGTGAAGCGCCTCGGCTCCATACTCGAGCCCGTGATGGTCGTGATAGTCGGCGGCCTGGTCGGCCTTATAGCCGTCGCCGTATTCATGCCGATCGTATCCGCGATAAACTCCTTCATATAA
- a CDS encoding prepilin-type N-terminal cleavage/methylation domain-containing protein codes for MKEIRAARGRSEGFTLVEMLIVIIIIGILASMMMLSTGAATDKAEATRIVSDMRSMKTACVMYYADYGEWPEEINASFDKYLDVPVSDNDDYSLETSENVLWLSYSGGKLAEGNGVSERLAAMAKESGLYSSAAAAPDEPDYSGGGEVFMIVKK; via the coding sequence ATGAAGGAGATACGCGCCGCGCGCGGCAGGTCGGAAGGCTTCACTCTTGTGGAAATGCTCATCGTTATAATCATAATAGGCATACTCGCCAGTATGATGATGCTATCTACCGGGGCCGCGACGGACAAGGCCGAGGCGACGCGGATAGTCTCGGACATGCGCAGCATGAAGACCGCATGCGTCATGTACTACGCGGACTACGGCGAATGGCCGGAGGAGATAAACGCGAGCTTCGACAAATACCTCGACGTACCGGTCAGCGACAACGACGACTACTCGCTCGAAACCTCAGAAAACGTTCTGTGGCTCAGCTACAGCGGCGGAAAGCTGGCCGAGGGCAACGGCGTGTCGGAACGCCTTGCTGCGATGGCGAAAGAGTCCGGCCTTTACTCATCTGCGGCGGCAGCCCCGGACGAACCGGACTACAGCGGCGGCGGAGAAGTGTTCATGATCGTCAAAAAATAA
- the guaA gene encoding glutamine-hydrolyzing GMP synthase, with the protein MKKENKILIIDCGSQYTQLIARRVRELGVYSEILFWDSPAEKLEAANPSGIILSGGPRSVLDADAPAVPVELIKSGVPVLGICYGMQLLAHTFGGAVERGESAEYGRAVVDVEGGRLFARCGGDKKLDVWMSHWDEVKSLPEGFRVTARSESGAMAGFESADGMVTALQFHPEVAHTPKGQEILSAFVFDICGCKAEWTLGMEWIDHEIEKIREKVGGGTVICGLSGGVDSTVAAVITQRAVGDKLHCIFVDHGMLRKDEGKQVMETYRSLNLNVHYVDAGERFLTALEGVTEPERKRKIIGELFIRVFEEEARRLGGSDWLLQGTIYPDVVESGHGGGGVIKSHHNVGGLPEDMKMGLLEPLRDLFKDEVRRVGKVLGIAPHFLERHPFPGPGLAVRCLGELKKERLDVLREADAIFIEEIRKAGLYNDIWQAFCALLPVRSVGVVGDVRTYGETIALRAVSSLDAMTAEWVRLPYDLLDTVARRICNEVPQVNRVVLDVTSKPPATIEWE; encoded by the coding sequence ATGAAAAAAGAAAATAAAATCCTGATCATCGACTGCGGCTCCCAGTACACGCAGCTCATAGCGCGCCGTGTGCGCGAGCTCGGCGTCTACAGCGAGATACTCTTCTGGGACTCGCCCGCCGAAAAACTCGAAGCCGCCAACCCGTCGGGGATAATCCTCTCCGGCGGCCCGCGAAGCGTGCTTGACGCGGACGCGCCCGCCGTGCCTGTCGAACTCATAAAATCCGGCGTCCCCGTGCTCGGGATATGCTACGGTATGCAGCTGCTCGCTCACACCTTCGGCGGCGCCGTAGAACGCGGAGAGTCCGCGGAGTACGGGCGCGCCGTCGTGGACGTCGAGGGCGGACGGCTCTTCGCGCGCTGCGGCGGCGACAAAAAACTCGACGTCTGGATGAGCCACTGGGACGAGGTGAAAAGCCTGCCGGAAGGCTTCCGCGTCACGGCGCGCAGCGAAAGCGGCGCTATGGCCGGCTTCGAGTCCGCCGACGGCATGGTGACAGCGCTCCAGTTCCACCCCGAAGTCGCGCACACTCCGAAGGGGCAGGAGATACTCTCCGCATTCGTATTCGACATCTGCGGATGCAAGGCTGAGTGGACGCTCGGCATGGAATGGATCGACCATGAGATAGAAAAGATACGCGAAAAAGTCGGCGGCGGCACAGTGATATGCGGCCTCTCCGGCGGCGTTGACTCCACGGTAGCGGCGGTCATCACGCAGCGCGCCGTAGGCGACAAGCTGCACTGCATATTCGTTGACCACGGCATGCTCCGCAAAGACGAGGGCAAACAGGTCATGGAGACCTACCGCTCGCTCAACCTCAACGTCCACTATGTAGACGCGGGCGAACGCTTCCTGACAGCGCTCGAAGGCGTGACCGAGCCTGAACGCAAGCGCAAGATAATAGGCGAGCTATTCATCCGCGTATTCGAAGAAGAGGCGCGCCGTCTCGGCGGTTCCGACTGGCTGCTGCAGGGGACGATATACCCCGACGTAGTCGAAAGCGGACACGGCGGCGGAGGCGTCATCAAAAGCCACCACAACGTCGGCGGCCTTCCCGAAGACATGAAAATGGGGCTGCTCGAGCCGCTCCGCGACCTCTTCAAAGACGAAGTGCGCCGCGTCGGAAAAGTCCTCGGCATAGCGCCGCACTTCCTTGAGCGTCATCCTTTCCCGGGCCCGGGCCTCGCAGTCCGCTGTCTCGGCGAGCTCAAAAAAGAACGGCTCGACGTGCTTCGCGAAGCCGACGCGATATTCATTGAAGAAATCCGCAAAGCGGGCCTCTACAACGACATCTGGCAGGCTTTCTGCGCGCTTCTGCCCGTCCGCAGCGTCGGAGTCGTCGGCGACGTGCGCACCTACGGCGAAACGATAGCGCTCCGCGCCGTCTCCTCGCTCGACGCCATGACCGCCGAATGGGTCCGCCTCCCCTACGACCTCCTCGACACAGTGGCCCGCCGCATCTGCAACGAAGTCCCGCAGGTAAACCGCGTGGTGCTGGACGTAACCTCGAAGCCGCCGGCAACGATCGAGTGGGAATGA
- a CDS encoding family 1 encapsulin nanocompartment shell protein yields the protein MDILKRNIAPITAEAWKEIDAQASAMLRALLGGRRVADVSGPKGWTCDSVSDGTLSLAEETPVEGVNYGIRDVTPLVEIRAPFTLSMWELDDISRGSKITDFTALQDAARQAALFEDTAVFMGLEEAGILGIELEAGNEPIELAFGGDALVEAVYAATQRLAARGVGGPYALVCSKEVMAKIKTCAAVYPLEKRLERIVEKIIVSPQYETNFVTSLRGGDSELTVGQDFSVGYQSHTNTEVNFYITETFTFRVFAPEAFVPLKLVG from the coding sequence ATGGACATACTAAAGAGAAATATAGCGCCCATAACTGCGGAGGCATGGAAAGAGATAGACGCGCAGGCGTCGGCGATGCTCCGCGCGCTGCTCGGTGGACGCCGCGTCGCGGACGTATCCGGGCCTAAGGGCTGGACCTGCGACTCCGTCTCCGACGGCACACTCTCGCTCGCCGAAGAGACTCCGGTCGAGGGAGTCAACTACGGCATACGCGACGTCACGCCGCTCGTCGAGATACGCGCGCCCTTCACGCTCTCGATGTGGGAGCTTGACGACATATCGCGCGGCAGCAAGATAACGGACTTCACCGCGCTCCAGGATGCGGCGCGCCAGGCCGCGCTCTTCGAGGACACGGCCGTGTTCATGGGACTCGAAGAGGCCGGAATACTCGGCATAGAGCTCGAAGCCGGCAACGAGCCGATAGAGCTCGCCTTCGGCGGCGACGCTCTAGTCGAAGCCGTTTACGCCGCGACGCAGCGCCTCGCCGCGCGCGGAGTCGGCGGGCCCTACGCGCTCGTCTGCTCCAAAGAAGTCATGGCGAAGATAAAGACCTGCGCCGCGGTCTACCCGCTAGAGAAGCGACTCGAACGCATAGTCGAAAAAATAATCGTATCGCCGCAGTACGAAACCAACTTCGTAACGTCGCTTCGCGGCGGCGACAGCGAACTGACCGTAGGACAGGACTTCTCCGTCGGCTACCAGTCGCACACGAACACCGAGGTAAACTTCTACATCACAGAGACATTCACCTTCCGCGTCTTCGCGCCGGAAGCCTTCGTGCCGCTCAAGCTGGTCGGCTAA
- a CDS encoding ferritin family protein, translating into MDAYTEPYELLSQKARDAAQALKSLQEEIEAVNFYNQRAETCTNEDLKRIMEHNRDEEKEHAAMLAGWLKVYMDGWDKELDEYVTNAKAGEMGVDHEEGGTDESAGPSLNIGKL; encoded by the coding sequence ATGGACGCATACACCGAACCATACGAGCTGCTGAGCCAAAAGGCGCGCGACGCGGCGCAGGCGCTGAAAAGCCTCCAGGAAGAGATCGAGGCCGTCAACTTCTACAACCAGAGGGCCGAGACCTGCACCAACGAGGACCTCAAGCGAATCATGGAACACAACCGCGACGAAGAAAAAGAACACGCCGCTATGCTAGCCGGCTGGCTCAAGGTCTACATGGATGGATGGGACAAGGAGCTCGACGAATACGTGACGAACGCGAAAGCGGGAGAAATGGGCGTCGATCACGAAGAGGGCGGAACTGACGAAAGCGCCGGCCCGTCCCTGAACATCGGAAAACTTTAG
- the ade gene encoding adenine deaminase gives MSLKNLLPYAMKEKPCDAVFTNAEFANLYTMEIERADVAVKDGIIVGIGEGYEAAEYIDCSDGLLVPGFIEGHMHVESTMMTPRAFAAAAVPHGTSTVMADPHEIANTCGMEGVRFMKRESEGLPLDIFYGAPSCVPASCFETPFEEITAEGIAELLADGTCTHLGEMMNFPGVYLGDDEVWKKLEVSKDTVITGHAPGVSGAQLSGYLLGGVTSDHECSTRKEALEKLRRGMHLMIRQGAAARNLKDLAPLLAEDPRLCVRCLAVSDDITPAFMRERGHMNGCVRELIECGVPPLAALRTTTLTPAEYFRLYDRGAIAPGKRADLALVDSLENCRVLCVWKGGKLVAQDGKILENLAPAAVSELPGIHKTVATPTPDELKIKLGPDDKYINVIGVAPRQFTTETLTLEPTVEGGCACADPSRRLAKMAVVEKNRGTGRLALGFLQNFPIARGAVASSVAHDAHNYTCAGMDDLSMVTALRELARMHGGVVVADGDKVLASLELPAGGLMSLLGADELLEKLAEIRAAAESIGCPGTEAMMQLSFMSLSVIPKLKLTDQGYCDITAGGTQPLTLKDLPKK, from the coding sequence ATGAGCTTAAAAAATCTTCTCCCCTACGCGATGAAGGAAAAACCATGCGACGCGGTGTTCACAAACGCCGAGTTCGCCAACCTTTACACGATGGAGATAGAACGCGCCGACGTGGCCGTCAAGGACGGAATCATCGTCGGCATAGGCGAAGGCTATGAAGCCGCCGAATACATAGACTGCTCGGACGGACTGCTCGTCCCGGGCTTCATTGAGGGGCACATGCACGTCGAAAGCACTATGATGACGCCGCGCGCCTTCGCCGCAGCCGCCGTGCCGCACGGCACCTCGACCGTCATGGCCGACCCGCACGAGATAGCCAACACCTGCGGCATGGAGGGCGTGCGCTTCATGAAGCGAGAGAGCGAAGGGCTGCCGCTCGACATATTTTACGGCGCGCCGTCCTGCGTGCCGGCCTCGTGCTTCGAGACGCCCTTCGAGGAGATAACTGCGGAGGGCATAGCTGAGCTGCTCGCCGACGGGACATGCACGCACCTCGGCGAGATGATGAACTTCCCCGGAGTCTACCTCGGCGACGATGAAGTCTGGAAAAAGCTCGAAGTTTCAAAAGACACGGTAATCACGGGCCACGCCCCCGGCGTCAGCGGCGCGCAGCTTTCAGGCTATCTTCTCGGAGGCGTCACCTCCGACCACGAATGTTCGACGCGCAAAGAGGCGCTCGAAAAGCTGCGCCGCGGCATGCACCTGATGATACGGCAAGGGGCCGCCGCTCGTAACCTGAAGGACCTCGCGCCGCTGCTTGCGGAGGATCCGCGCCTCTGCGTGCGCTGCCTCGCCGTCAGCGACGACATAACGCCGGCCTTCATGCGCGAGCGCGGACACATGAACGGATGCGTGCGCGAGCTCATAGAGTGCGGCGTCCCTCCGCTCGCCGCGCTGCGTACAACGACGCTGACGCCCGCGGAATACTTCCGCCTGTACGACCGCGGCGCGATAGCCCCCGGCAAGAGGGCCGACCTCGCGCTCGTGGACTCGCTCGAAAACTGCCGCGTGCTCTGCGTCTGGAAAGGCGGCAAACTCGTCGCGCAGGACGGAAAAATACTCGAAAACCTCGCGCCCGCCGCGGTCTCCGAGTTGCCGGGAATACATAAAACTGTCGCGACGCCGACGCCCGACGAGCTGAAAATCAAGCTCGGCCCAGACGACAAATACATCAACGTTATAGGCGTCGCGCCGCGCCAGTTCACGACGGAGACTCTGACGCTCGAACCGACGGTCGAGGGCGGCTGCGCATGCGCCGACCCGTCGCGCCGTCTCGCTAAGATGGCGGTCGTCGAGAAAAACCGCGGGACGGGCCGCCTCGCGCTCGGCTTCCTGCAAAACTTCCCGATCGCGCGCGGCGCTGTCGCCTCGTCGGTCGCGCACGACGCGCACAACTACACCTGCGCCGGTATGGACGACCTCTCGATGGTGACGGCTCTGCGCGAGCTCGCGCGTATGCACGGCGGCGTTGTCGTCGCGGACGGCGACAAGGTCCTCGCGAGCCTCGAACTGCCAGCCGGCGGCCTCATGAGCCTGCTCGGCGCCGACGAACTGCTCGAAAAGCTCGCGGAGATACGCGCCGCCGCCGAGAGCATAGGATGCCCCGGCACTGAGGCGATGATGCAGCTCAGCTTCATGTCGCTCTCCGTAATCCCGAAGCTCAAGCTCACCGACCAGGGCTACTGCGACATCACTGCCGGCGGTACACAGCCGCTGACGTTGAAGGATTTGCCGAAGAAATAA
- a CDS encoding dihydroorotate dehydrogenase, translated as MTTNLTVRVGDLELRSPVIPASGVWPYAEDFWGGEKLEGIGALCTKAISLEPRAGNGGVRIWETPSGVLNSIGLQNCGVREFAACYAELVKNCPVPVIANVVMERPAETRETLRILSEVEGIAAAELNISCPNADGDGMAWGVCCEQAAVAVRAAREAWNGRLWVKLTPQSADIAAVARAVEAEGADAIVCANTWLGMAMDMTVGKPAFGRVVAGLSGPAVFPLALRAVWQVCGAVKIPVVGCGGVSNASDCAAMLLAGASAVEVGSAFFADVKAGASICEGLPEFVKRYGASELLELTGRARIS; from the coding sequence ATGACTACTAATTTGACCGTGCGCGTCGGGGATCTGGAACTGCGCTCTCCCGTCATCCCGGCCTCGGGCGTATGGCCCTACGCTGAGGATTTCTGGGGCGGCGAGAAGCTTGAAGGCATAGGCGCGCTCTGCACGAAGGCGATAAGCCTCGAGCCGCGCGCCGGAAATGGCGGCGTCAGGATATGGGAGACGCCGTCGGGCGTGCTCAACAGCATCGGCCTGCAAAACTGCGGCGTGCGCGAATTCGCGGCGTGCTACGCGGAGCTTGTGAAAAACTGCCCCGTCCCGGTGATAGCGAACGTCGTAATGGAGCGCCCCGCCGAGACGCGCGAGACGCTGCGCATACTCTCGGAGGTCGAAGGGATAGCCGCCGCCGAGCTCAACATCTCCTGTCCCAACGCCGACGGAGACGGCATGGCGTGGGGCGTGTGCTGCGAGCAGGCCGCCGTCGCTGTGCGCGCCGCGAGAGAGGCGTGGAACGGGCGGCTCTGGGTCAAGCTGACGCCGCAGTCCGCGGACATTGCGGCAGTCGCGCGCGCAGTCGAGGCAGAGGGCGCTGACGCGATTGTCTGCGCCAACACGTGGCTCGGCATGGCGATGGACATGACTGTCGGAAAGCCTGCATTCGGGCGCGTAGTCGCCGGACTCTCCGGCCCCGCGGTCTTCCCGCTCGCGCTGCGCGCGGTATGGCAGGTCTGCGGCGCGGTGAAGATCCCAGTCGTCGGCTGCGGCGGCGTGTCGAACGCTTCAGACTGCGCTGCGATGCTGCTCGCCGGGGCTTCGGCGGTCGAGGTTGGCAGCGCCTTCTTCGCGGACGTGAAGGCCGGTGCCTCGATATGCGAAGGGCTGCCGGAGTTCGTGAAACGTTACGGCGCGTCGGAGCTCTTGGAGCTTACGGGACGCGCGAGGATTTCTTAA
- the cmk gene encoding (d)CMP kinase: MSKRIIVTIDGPAGAGKSTTAKAVAEKTGLPYLDTGALYRAVAWKLDRDGIAPEDGEKISEALKNFKIDISGGKVSADGEDVTEAIRTAHIDEIVSAYAARPEVRGALAGFQRAQAADGLVADGRDMGTVVFPEAQLKIFLTASAEERARRRCAEREAKGESADYEEILKQVIERDRFDMTREIAPLRPAQGCVILDSTTMSAAEVVDAIASLAKEIEAQENR, translated from the coding sequence ATGAGCAAAAGGATAATAGTAACTATAGACGGCCCGGCCGGGGCCGGAAAAAGCACGACGGCGAAGGCCGTCGCGGAAAAGACCGGGCTTCCCTATCTCGACACGGGGGCGCTCTACCGCGCCGTGGCGTGGAAGCTAGACCGTGACGGCATAGCGCCCGAAGACGGAGAGAAAATTTCGGAAGCGCTGAAGAATTTCAAAATAGACATAAGCGGCGGCAAAGTCTCGGCGGACGGCGAAGACGTCACAGAGGCGATACGCACGGCGCACATAGACGAGATAGTCTCGGCCTACGCCGCGAGGCCCGAGGTGCGCGGCGCGCTCGCCGGCTTCCAGCGCGCTCAGGCCGCCGACGGCCTCGTCGCCGACGGGCGCGACATGGGGACCGTCGTGTTCCCGGAGGCGCAGCTCAAGATATTCCTAACCGCGAGCGCCGAGGAACGCGCGAGGCGGCGCTGCGCCGAGCGCGAGGCGAAGGGCGAGAGCGCGGATTACGAAGAGATATTGAAACAGGTCATTGAGCGCGACCGCTTCGACATGACGCGCGAGATAGCTCCGCTGCGTCCCGCGCAGGGCTGCGTCATACTCGACAGCACGACGATGAGCGCCGCCGAGGTCGTAGACGCGATAGCCTCGCTCGCGAAAGAGATAGAGGCGCAGGAGAACCGTTGA
- the hflX gene encoding GTPase HflX — protein sequence MSRQRRTAADLRPKPPKAVTAALGDGEDVQSSLDELTLLLKNLDVPVAARVVQKRRAPDPASFIGAGKAQEIKEYAEPNDVTHLVVDDFITPTQKSNLQKLTGLQVWDRAFVIMKIFERRANTAEAKLQVELAQYRYEIPSLKGLGHQMSRTGGGIGTRGPGETEFERHRRKLELRIKSITKRLEDVRRRRGENRERRKRGGVPLAALVGYTNSGKSTLLKALSKDAGILAKDQLFSTLDTVVRRIETGEGKPFLLSDTVGFIRKLPPELVAAFRATLEEAANADLLLIVLDSADKDPCATLDVVLETLNGLGAGELPRLIVLNKIDKSGLAAEDVAVELRARGERVVCVCALDGCGFAEMLSEIGEIFASGVAQNRAEDIL from the coding sequence TTGAGCCGCCAGAGGCGCACGGCAGCGGACCTGAGGCCGAAGCCGCCGAAGGCCGTCACAGCGGCGCTCGGCGACGGCGAGGATGTTCAGAGCTCCCTGGACGAGCTGACGCTTCTTCTGAAAAATCTCGACGTCCCGGTCGCAGCGCGCGTCGTGCAGAAACGCCGCGCGCCCGACCCCGCCTCGTTCATCGGCGCGGGCAAGGCGCAGGAAATAAAGGAGTACGCGGAGCCGAACGATGTGACGCACCTCGTAGTAGACGACTTCATAACGCCGACGCAGAAGAGCAACCTCCAGAAGCTCACGGGGCTTCAGGTCTGGGACAGGGCGTTCGTCATAATGAAGATTTTCGAACGGCGCGCAAACACAGCCGAGGCGAAATTACAGGTAGAGCTAGCTCAGTACCGCTACGAAATTCCGAGCCTCAAAGGGCTGGGGCATCAGATGTCGCGCACCGGCGGCGGCATAGGGACGCGCGGCCCTGGCGAGACGGAGTTCGAGCGCCACCGCCGCAAGCTCGAACTGCGCATAAAGAGCATAACGAAGAGGCTTGAGGACGTGCGCCGGCGGCGCGGCGAAAACCGCGAGCGGCGCAAACGCGGGGGCGTGCCGCTCGCGGCGCTCGTCGGCTACACGAACAGCGGAAAGTCCACTCTGCTTAAGGCTCTTTCCAAAGACGCAGGGATTCTTGCGAAAGACCAGCTCTTTTCCACGCTCGACACCGTCGTGCGCAGGATAGAGACCGGCGAGGGGAAGCCCTTTCTGCTCTCTGACACCGTCGGTTTCATCAGGAAACTGCCGCCCGAGCTTGTCGCGGCATTCAGAGCCACGTTAGAAGAGGCCGCGAACGCCGACCTGCTTCTGATAGTGCTCGACTCGGCGGACAAAGACCCGTGCGCGACGCTCGACGTCGTGCTCGAAACGCTGAACGGCCTCGGAGCCGGCGAACTGCCGCGCCTCATCGTACTCAACAAGATAGACAAAAGCGGCCTCGCCGCCGAAGACGTCGCGGTCGAACTGCGAGCGCGCGGCGAACGCGTCGTATGCGTCTGCGCGCTCGACGGCTGCGGCTTTGCGGAAATGCTTTCGGAAATCGGCGAAATTTTCGCCTCCGGCGTTGCGCAAAACCGTGCGGAGGATATATTATAA
- a CDS encoding YicC/YloC family endoribonuclease: MYISMTGFSRSQIQTKWGTVVIELSSVNHRYQEISVRLPREFASWEPWFHQNLRKTFRRGKVQLRMEVLWAQDFKTGRVNRDVLAAYCGEMSAARRALGFVPDVDVERVALFPGVLDMPKFEDEDDSQAVEEAFKTLLEEAAASWNKMRALEGSHLREEVLRHLAELERLAAEIEAKWLPARDAAFEAMKARVTEALEKIGEKLEEQRYMQEIVLLTDKWDVAEELARLKSHIAKFRAAGDSDESAGRKLDFIVQEMNREVNTLDSKVADAEIRWLAVEAKAALERIREQIQNLE; encoded by the coding sequence ATGTACATAAGCATGACCGGCTTCAGCCGCTCCCAGATACAGACTAAATGGGGAACAGTCGTAATAGAGCTTTCCAGCGTCAACCACCGCTATCAGGAAATTTCCGTGCGTCTCCCGAGGGAGTTTGCGAGCTGGGAGCCGTGGTTCCACCAGAATCTGAGAAAAACATTCCGCCGCGGCAAGGTGCAGCTCCGCATGGAGGTGCTATGGGCGCAGGATTTCAAGACCGGGCGCGTCAACAGGGACGTGCTCGCCGCCTACTGCGGAGAAATGTCGGCGGCGCGCCGCGCGCTGGGATTCGTCCCCGACGTGGACGTCGAGCGCGTCGCGCTCTTCCCCGGCGTGCTCGACATGCCGAAGTTCGAGGACGAAGATGATTCGCAGGCCGTCGAGGAGGCTTTCAAGACGCTTCTCGAAGAGGCCGCGGCGTCGTGGAACAAGATGCGCGCGCTCGAAGGCTCGCACCTGCGCGAGGAGGTGCTGCGCCACCTCGCGGAGCTCGAGCGGCTCGCCGCCGAGATAGAGGCGAAGTGGCTGCCGGCGCGCGACGCGGCATTCGAGGCGATGAAGGCGCGCGTCACGGAGGCTCTTGAAAAGATAGGCGAGAAGCTCGAAGAGCAGCGCTACATGCAGGAGATAGTCCTGCTGACCGACAAATGGGACGTCGCGGAGGAGCTCGCGCGGCTCAAGAGCCACATAGCGAAATTCCGCGCCGCCGGAGATTCCGACGAAAGCGCGGGGCGCAAGCTCGACTTCATAGTGCAGGAGATGAACCGCGAGGTCAACACGCTAGACTCGAAGGTCGCGGATGCCGAGATACGCTGGCTCGCCGTGGAGGCGAAGGCCGCGCTCGAACGCATCCGTGAGCAGATACAGAATCTGGAATAG
- a CDS encoding DUF370 domain-containing protein, translating to MTQKLLHVGFGNMVVAERVVALISPDSAPIRRLKDEAREAGLLVDVTQGRKTRSILIMDSRHVILSAIQPETITARFEGEA from the coding sequence ATGACGCAGAAACTTCTCCACGTAGGCTTCGGCAACATGGTCGTCGCCGAGCGCGTAGTCGCGCTCATCAGCCCGGACTCCGCTCCGATACGCCGCCTCAAGGACGAGGCGCGCGAGGCGGGGCTTCTGGTGGACGTCACGCAGGGACGCAAGACGCGCTCGATACTTATAATGGACAGCCGCCACGTTATACTCTCCGCCATACAGCCGGAGACGATAACGGCGCGCTTCGAAGGGGAGGCGTAG
- the gmk gene encoding guanylate kinase, with the protein MKGRLYIFSGPAGVGKGTLLRRAFEKLSNIKYSVSCTTRAPRPELDKEGETYYFVTEDEFRRRIADGDFLEYAEVHGHLYGTRRDIVEKALDSGTDIVLEIDVQGARIVKEKMPEAVTVFVKPPSMEELRRRLRGRGSEPPEEQALRIKNAEAEIACADSYDYVVVNDDLDRAVDEIINIVKENREEQR; encoded by the coding sequence GTGAAGGGACGGCTTTATATATTCTCCGGCCCCGCGGGGGTCGGCAAGGGGACTTTGCTGCGCCGGGCGTTTGAAAAGCTGAGCAACATAAAATATTCCGTCTCGTGTACGACGCGCGCGCCGAGGCCGGAGCTCGACAAAGAGGGCGAGACCTACTACTTCGTCACTGAAGATGAGTTCCGCCGCAGAATAGCCGACGGGGACTTTCTCGAATACGCCGAGGTTCACGGGCATCTCTACGGCACGCGGCGCGACATAGTTGAAAAAGCTCTCGACTCCGGCACCGACATCGTGCTCGAGATAGACGTGCAGGGCGCGCGCATAGTAAAAGAAAAAATGCCGGAGGCGGTGACGGTCTTCGTAAAGCCGCCGTCGATGGAAGAGCTGCGCCGCCGCCTCAGAGGACGCGGAAGCGAGCCGCCGGAGGAGCAGGCGCTCAGGATAAAGAACGCGGAGGCCGAGATAGCCTGCGCTGACAGCTACGACTACGTTGTTGTGAACGACGACCTCGACAGGGCCGTCGACGAGATTATAAATATAGTGAAGGAAAACAGGGAGGAACAACGATGA